AAAACATGGTGTTCGAGTTTGTTCCCATATCATTAATGGATTACCTTTAGAATCGAAGGAAATGATGATGGAAACTGCGAAACAAGTTACCGATTTAGATGTTCAAGGAATCAAAATCCATCTTCTTCATTTATTAAAAGGAACCCCCATGGTCAAACAATATGAGAAAGGATTGTTACAATTCCTTTCATTCGATGACTATGTAAACTTAGTTTGCGACCAATTAGAAATATTACCCCCTGAAATGGTCATTCATCGAATCACAGGGGATGGACCTATTGACTTGATGGTTGGACCGATGTGGAGTGTAAATAAATGGGAAGTATTAAATGCGATTGATCGTGAGTTAAAACGCCGCAACAGTTGGCAAGGGAAATATTATCATCAAATGAAAACGAAGGTGAAAGAATGAAATTAGACGGCATATTACCCTTTGCGAGAAAATTATTACAAAAATCCGTTCAAGATGGCAGTATCGCGATTGATGCGACCATTGGCAATGGAAATGATACCGTTTTTTTAGCTAATCTTGTTGGAGATAGTGGTCACGTATTTGGATTTGATATTCAAAAACAAGCCATTAATAAGACAAAAGAACGCCTAGCAAAAGAAAAACTGCTCGACAGAACGACTTTATTTTTACAAGGGCATGAGCATATTTCTGAACTCATTCCTGACGACTTACAAAAAAGGGTCTCAGGTGCGATCTTTAATCTTGGCTATTTACCAAAAGGTGATAAGTCAATCGTGACAAAACCTGATACGACGATTTCAGCGGTCGAACAATTACTAAAAATGATGAGTTCAGAAGGTATCATTGTTTTAGTCATTTATCATGGACATGAAGAAGGAGCGGTCGAAAGAGATGAGCTTCTTCATTTTGTCAAAAAGCTCGACCAATCGAAAGTACATGTGTTGCAATATCAATTTATCAATCAACAGAATAACCCACCGTTTATCATCGCATTAGAAAAGCGGGGGAAAGATCCGTTTTCATGATAGACGACGAGAATCGGCGCCTGGTTGTTTCGTGAACAAAAAATCAGGCGCATCTCATAACCGAGATGCCCCCGTAGATTTTCATTTCAATACAGCTTCTGCTACTAATTCAAATGATTTTAATTTATCTTTGAAATCGTAAATGATGGAAACGAGCATGATCTCATCTGTTTCATACAACTCGCCTAATCGATATAATTCGTCTCGCACATGCTGTGGATCCCCGACGACCATTCGTTTACGATTCTCTTCAATGCGCATTTTTTCATATGGACTATATGAATAAGCGGATGCTTTTTCCGGACTCGGTGTACCAGAAGAAGTCATACCTTGCTCAATCATCAAGATTGATAAATCAAGACTCGAAGCGATCCATTCTGCTTCCTCTTGCGTTTCTCCACAAATCACAAAGACAGATACCATGCTTTTTGAATGACTTAAATAAGGGGAAGGTTTGAAATTATTTCGGTATGCTGCCATATACTGAGGCCCACCATTTCCGTTAATAAATTGAGCAAAGGAATAAGGTAATCCTTTCTCAGCAGCTAACATCGCACTGGAAGGACTAGAACCTAATAACCAAACTTTTGGGGATGTTTTTATTAGGGGGGAAGCCTTCAAACCGCGGTACGGTTGATGGTCGCCTATGGAGTCATGTAAAAACCTTAGCAACTCTTCAATTTGATCAGGGTAACGGTCGACATTTCTTGGTTTACCGTCATGAAGAGCCATCGTCGCCAGTGGCATTCCTCCAGGAGCTCGTCCCAACCCTAAATCGATTCGATTAGGATTTAATCCTTCTAATACCCGAAAGTTTTCAGCCACTTTATATGCACTATAATGAGGAAGCATCACCCCTCCGGACCCTACACGGATATGATCTGTTTTCGCAGCAATATGCGAAATTAACACTTCTGGTGAGGAACCTGCGAGACTTGTTGCATCATGATGCTCGGAAACCCAAAATCTTGAGTATCCTAATTTTTCCACATGACGCGCAAGTTCCACTGTATTAGCAAGTGCTTCTTCAGCTGACATTCCTTCAGATATAGGCGATTGATCTAAAACACTTAACTTTAAAGACATCTTTACATCTCCTTATCATTCATTTCATGACCTCATTATCATTGACAATGAAAAAGATGTCCATTGATTTGATTTGGTATCCATTGCATTATTTTGCCAAGAAGCGGTATGCACGTGCATTATAATAAAAAAACATACTCATGGTCCCTCCAAAACGAACCATTTTTTTCGCCATTTTATTCATCTTTTTCTCTCTTCTCACCTTCTCATCGGATAAATAAACTCCAAGTAATCCCCGAATAATGAGTTGATGGAATTTCGCGTCGGGAAGAAGTCTTGCGTGAAGATCCGCCTGTTCAAAAAAATATTGAAATCTCCTAAAGATCATTTCATTATTTTCATAATAAAAACAAAAGTTCAAATCCCCTTCAAGATGATCCTCTTCTTGGTCGATGAAATAATCAAGTAAAATATGGAGCCCTTGAACGAATGGAAAATATCCATCCCGAATCGTTTTAGCCACTTCCAGTTGGAAATCATCCCGTAAGGAATAAGCAATTAAACAAAAAATCCCCAAAGTAGACCCGGCACATGCCGAAAACTCATACCAATACAGATCACGTTCACAAGGTTCCTCATAGTGAAACCATTGAATCAGTCGATCTTCTCTTTCTTCGATTTGAACATGCTTATGCACTTGGAGATCGCAATAATAATGGCATAGTTCTTGCAAAAACGGGGTAATCTTATCCAAATGCTTTATTTTTCCAAGAACAGATTGGCAAGTATGAACAAGCTCATACAAATATCCTCCATCATCTTGATCCATTCGATACCGATAATAATTTCTAATTGGAGCCCCAACCGTTAAGGCATCTTCTGCCGCCTCATGCAAGGCAGCAAAGTCTTTCGGGTCTAATGAATTGCTGCGGTCACAAAGATTGTCCAAATAATCACTAATGGTCTGGTAGGCGACGATAAATTTGATCGCGTCCTCCATTTTCTCTAATGAAATCAAAGCTAAAATCGCGCCACCTTCACAATGAAAAGTTTTCAATTGAATGCTCGATAATGCTTGTCTTCGTAATTCTCTATTAGGAATTTCCATCGCCTTTTGTTTCAAACCATCCAATTCCTTATGAACGACAGGAAATACATCTTTATACACTCTTCTCATTAATGTTAAAGGTTCATTAGGCAGTTTCATTTTATAACCTCTTTTCACTCAATTAAATAACCAAGTGTACGCAAACAATCCTCGACGAAGTCTTTTCCATATTCAAACACATCTTCTCGCTCTGGCTCACTGAAAATTTCATGATATAGCTTCGGCCATTCTCGGTAATGCATTTCTGTAAGAGATAATTGATTAAACCACTTCTTGACTGCTTCCTTATTGACAATTTTATCATCTCCCCCTTGCATAATTAAGAGAGGAAGATCAGGCATTTTCGAAATATTCGTGAAGGCAAGATCGATCGCATGGACTAATTCCCGGTACCATCTTACAGATACTTTCGTTAAGAATAACGTGTCGTTCATATCCACCTTTTGAACTTCTTTATTTCTTGTTGCCATTTCAATGGTCAAACGCGGCGAAACTTTGAGGGAAGGCAATAAATAATTTAGACCGTATGAAAGAAAATTCAACATCTTTGGAGGGGTAAAATGAATCCCTAAACAAGGAGAAGAAAGAATCACACCTGTAATCGGAAGTCTGGCTTCTTGTAATAATCGAACCGCAATTAATCCACCCATACTATGACCTAATAAAAAAATTGGCATTTCGTACTGAGCAGCGGACTGAACCCACGTTTTCACTTCATCTATATACTCATCAAATGAATCAATATGTCCTCTTTTTCTTCTTGACGACAGACCTTGTCCAGGTAAATCCCCCATTAAAACGTGGAAGCCCGAGCTTCTCCACATTTCTGCGACCCACCAATATCGTCCATGATGTTCCATCGCTCCATGGATCATTATGATCACGGCTTTTGCAAACCCATCCTCAGTTTCCCATTTTCTCATCACCGGTCCCCCTTTTAATGAAATAAGTTATACAAATGATGCTATTTCCTATAAAATATAGAAAAGGTCTAATTAATGTCTACACAAGGAAGGAGTTTTCACATGATTTATCCATATAAAGGAAAGCAACCTCAAATTGCTGATTCAGCCTATATTGCTGATTATGTAACCGTTACGGGAGATGTCATAATAGGTGAGGAGTCTAGCATTTGGTTTAATAGTGTCATTCGCGGAGATGTCGCTCCCACCATTATCGGAAAAAAAGTAAATGTCCAAGATAATTCAGTTCTTCATCAAAGTCCAAATAATCCGCTCATTATTGAAGATGACGTAACTATTGGCCACCAAGTGATTCTACATAGCTGTAAGATTAGAAAAGGAGCCTTAATCGGCATGGGATCGATTATTTTAGATAATGCTGAAATTGGTGAAGGAGCTTTTATTGGAGCAGGGAGTCTCGTCCCACCTGGAAAAGTCATTCCTCCAAACACAATGGCCTTTGGGCGACCTGCAAAAGTCATTCGTCCCATCAATGACCATGACCAAAAGGAAATGAACCGTATCTATCAAGAATACGCAGAGAAAGCTCAATATTATAAAACTTTACAAAAAAAATAAGAATGGCTAATGTTACTATGCCCCTCTTTTTTAACAATTATAAAAAGGATGTTTCGGAATTGAAATGACACTTAAATTTATATTACTTCTTATTTTGATCATGCTGATCGTATTCGTCATTCTCATTTGGAAAAGATTTAACGGAAAGTTGGCTATATCATCTTTTATTATGATAATCTTGATTCTTTTCGGAATGTTTCTCAGTTTAGATGAAAATAATCAAGAACGATTTTTATATGCCATTGATGAGCCCCTGTTCAAACACTATTATTCAGTTATTAAAATGAAAGACAGTACTTTAATTGATGCACCCCTTGTTGCACAATTACCGGAATTACCTCGGGGATGTGAAGTCACAAGTCTAGCGATGCTACTTCAAAGTGCCGGTGTATCAACAGATAAAATGACACTGGCATCAGAAATTAAACGAAACCCTGCTACATACAAAAAAGAGAATGGAAAGATTTATTTTGGCAATCCAGCTAATGGTTTCGTAGGGAATATGTATACATTTGAAGAACCTGGTTTAGGGGTCTTTCATGAACCTATAGCCGAATTGGCTAAAAAATATTTACCTGATCATAAAGTGCTTGATTTATCAGGAGGAGACTTCGAGGATATTAAAATCCAGCTATCCGACGGACGACCAGTTTGGGTCATCATTAATACAGCTTATGATGAATTACCCGATCACTATTTCCAAACATGGCATACAGAAGATGGAGAGATCCGGATTACGTATAAAGAGCACTCCGTATTAATAACGGGATATGATGAAGAATATATATACTTCAATGACCCCCTTACAAATACAAAAAACAAAAAACAACCAATCCAAACTTTCGAAAAATCTTGGATTCAAATGGGAAGACAAGCCATCACCTATCTTCCATAAAAATCAAAATCAAAAGCGGAAGCGCCTGTTCATCGGCGTACGGATTTCGTAGTCTTTGACTGAGATAAAGGAAACACAGCGAGGTATTTTCGAGCTGATGTTGACTTATCGTAGGGAAAAGACGGAGAAATTCGCTAGACGATAGGCGCTGGAGCTGGACGATCAAAAGCGGAAGCGCCTGTTCATCGGCGTACGAATTTCGTAGGTTTCGACTGAAATAAAGGGAACGAGGCAAGGTAGTTCAAAAGCTAATGATATCCATATCCCCAACAATAAAAAAGAGGAAAGGCGCCTAAGTTACTTAGGACAGCCTCATCCTCTTCTTTTTTTATCCCACTTGATATTCTGGTTTTTTCTTTCCAAAATCATATTTTTCCTCAACATAGACATCATGCCAAATCATAAAGACAAGGATCGTCCAAATCTTTCTACTATTATCCATTTTCCCTTGAACATGATCTTCTAATAAATTCAAAATATAATCTTGGTGGAAATATTCATTCGCACCACTATTTTTAATTAGATCCAATGCCCAATCATACATTTCGTCTTTTAACCAATGACGGATTGGAACTGGGAATCCTAATTTTTTGCGATCAAGTACATGATCAGGAACGATACCTTTAGCTGCTCTTCTTAAAATGTACTTAGTTGTTCCATGAGCTGTTTTTAATTGGGTTGGAATGTTAGAAGCAACTTTAAATACTTCTTTATCTAAGAATGGAACACGAAGCTCTAAAGAATGAGCCATCGTCATCTTATCCGCTTTTAATAAAATATCACCACGAAGCCATGTGTGAATATCAATATATTGCATCCGATCAACAGGATCATAATCTTTTGTTTCCATATAAAATGGCTTTGTCAATTTTTGATAATCAAGGCCTTCGGAATAATGGCGGAGAAGACTTCTTTTCTCTTGTTCCGTGAACATTTTGGCATTTCCAATATAACGCTCTTCCATTGGAGTTACTCCGCGTTCAATAAAGCTCTTTCCTTTCATTCCTTCAGGCATCATTTTCGCTATGAGACGGAGAAATGATTTCAAGATCATAGGAATTTTATTAAAAACTTGCAAGGATTGTGGTTCTCGATAAATATTATATCCGCCAAATAGTTCATCAGCCCCTTCACCTGATAAAACAACGGTCACATGTTTTCTAGCTTCACGGGCAACGAAATATAATGGAACACATGCTGGATCTGCTAATGGATCATCTAAATGCCACATGATTTTCGGAAGTTCTTTCATATATTCTTCTGGTGTAATGACATAGCTAATGTTCTCAACACCTAGCTTGTCAGCTGTCTCTTTCGCAACATCAATTTCACTAAATCCATCTCGTTGGAAACCAACAGAAAATGTTTTAATATTCGGATGGAAGTTTTTAGCGATAGAAGCAATGATGGAGGAATCAATTCCACCAGATAGGAAAGATCCAACTGGCACATCACTTCTCATATGAACATTGACAGAATCAAGTAGCACATCTTGAATTTCTTTAATATATTGATCTTCTGATTTTAAAATAGGACGGAAAGATGCTTTCCAATAGCTGCGAATCTTCATCTTTTCTCCTAGTTTTTTCGTAAAACAATGACCAGGTTCCAACTTCTTAATGTTCGCTGTTAAGGTATAAGGCTCAGGGACATATTGATACGTTAAATAATGTTGCAAGGCATCATGATCAAATTCTTTTTTTTCTAAAGATAGTAAAATACTTTTCTTTTCCGATGCAAAAAACGTTCGATCTTCCTCTTCTAAATAGAAAAATGGTTTAATGCCAAAAGCATCCCTTGCACCAAATAAAACTTTCTCCTGCTTATCCCAAATAACAAAAGCAAACATTCCACGCAGCTTATCAACCACTTCTTCCCCTATTTGACTATATAAGGCGATAATCACCTCTGTGTCTGAAGAGGTTTGGAATGCATAGCCAGACTGGATAAGACCTTCGCGTAATTCTACGTGATTATAAATCTCTCCGTTAAAAATAATCCAATATCGCTCATTCTCATAAGATAATGGTTGATGACCGTTTTCGATGTCAATAATACTTAAGCGACGGAAACCGAATTGTATAAATTCATCAGAAAAAAAACCTTCATCATCAGGACCACGATGTTCAATGAGATCATTCATTTGTTTAAATTGTTGTTGATCACATACGATCTCTTTTGCAGAAACATTTCTTACACAACCAATAAAGCCACACATAGAAAATCCTCTTCTCTATTTGATTTAAAAATAAAGTTCAAGTCCTAACCTATAATGTAAACTATCTTTCTATAAACTTCTACCATTTTATAGTGAACATAAAAAAATTGTAACAAATTAGATTGATTTGTTAATAGTTATTCTAGCTCATTTTCAAAAAGTTACCCATAGTTCTAAATTTTATAACAATAATAAAGGAGTCACATTGTAAATGTAACTCCCCCTATCATATTATTTCAAAGCTTGTTCTTTCAATACTTCTGCTTTATCTGTTCGTTCCCAAGGAAGATCAATATCCGTACGTCCAAAATGACCGTATGCCGCCGTGTTCTTATAAATCGGTCGGCGCAGATCTAGCATTTTGATAATCCCCGCTGGACGAAGGTCGAAATGATCCCGAACAACTTTCACTAATACATCTTCTGAAACTTTCCCAGTACCAAATGTATCAACAGAGATAGATACTGGCTGAGCAACTCCAATCGCATAAGCAAATTGAACTTCACATTTATCAGCTAAGCCCGCTGCAACAATATTCTTTGCTACATAACGCGCTGCATACGCCGCAGAACGATCCACTTTTGTAGGATCTTTCCCAGAGAAAGCTCCTCCACCATGGCGAGCATAGCCACCATACGTATCC
This DNA window, taken from Oikeobacillus pervagus, encodes the following:
- a CDS encoding class I SAM-dependent methyltransferase, encoding MKLDGILPFARKLLQKSVQDGSIAIDATIGNGNDTVFLANLVGDSGHVFGFDIQKQAINKTKERLAKEKLLDRTTLFLQGHEHISELIPDDLQKRVSGAIFNLGYLPKGDKSIVTKPDTTISAVEQLLKMMSSEGIIVLVIYHGHEEGAVERDELLHFVKKLDQSKVHVLQYQFINQQNNPPFIIALEKRGKDPFS
- a CDS encoding LLM class flavin-dependent oxidoreductase translates to MSLKLSVLDQSPISEGMSAEEALANTVELARHVEKLGYSRFWVSEHHDATSLAGSSPEVLISHIAAKTDHIRVGSGGVMLPHYSAYKVAENFRVLEGLNPNRIDLGLGRAPGGMPLATMALHDGKPRNVDRYPDQIEELLRFLHDSIGDHQPYRGLKASPLIKTSPKVWLLGSSPSSAMLAAEKGLPYSFAQFINGNGGPQYMAAYRNNFKPSPYLSHSKSMVSVFVICGETQEEAEWIASSLDLSILMIEQGMTSSGTPSPEKASAYSYSPYEKMRIEENRKRMVVGDPQHVRDELYRLGELYETDEIMLVSIIYDFKDKLKSFELVAEAVLK
- a CDS encoding tetraprenyl-beta-curcumene synthase family protein, with the protein product MKLPNEPLTLMRRVYKDVFPVVHKELDGLKQKAMEIPNRELRRQALSSIQLKTFHCEGGAILALISLEKMEDAIKFIVAYQTISDYLDNLCDRSNSLDPKDFAALHEAAEDALTVGAPIRNYYRYRMDQDDGGYLYELVHTCQSVLGKIKHLDKITPFLQELCHYYCDLQVHKHVQIEEREDRLIQWFHYEEPCERDLYWYEFSACAGSTLGIFCLIAYSLRDDFQLEVAKTIRDGYFPFVQGLHILLDYFIDQEEDHLEGDLNFCFYYENNEMIFRRFQYFFEQADLHARLLPDAKFHQLIIRGLLGVYLSDEKVRREKKMNKMAKKMVRFGGTMSMFFYYNARAYRFLAK
- a CDS encoding alpha/beta hydrolase, whose protein sequence is MRKWETEDGFAKAVIIMIHGAMEHHGRYWWVAEMWRSSGFHVLMGDLPGQGLSSRRKRGHIDSFDEYIDEVKTWVQSAAQYEMPIFLLGHSMGGLIAVRLLQEARLPITGVILSSPCLGIHFTPPKMLNFLSYGLNYLLPSLKVSPRLTIEMATRNKEVQKVDMNDTLFLTKVSVRWYRELVHAIDLAFTNISKMPDLPLLIMQGGDDKIVNKEAVKKWFNQLSLTEMHYREWPKLYHEIFSEPEREDVFEYGKDFVEDCLRTLGYLIE
- a CDS encoding gamma carbonic anhydrase, whose protein sequence is MIYPYKGKQPQIADSAYIADYVTVTGDVIIGEESSIWFNSVIRGDVAPTIIGKKVNVQDNSVLHQSPNNPLIIEDDVTIGHQVILHSCKIRKGALIGMGSIILDNAEIGEGAFIGAGSLVPPGKVIPPNTMAFGRPAKVIRPINDHDQKEMNRIYQEYAEKAQYYKTLQKK
- a CDS encoding C39 family peptidase, which translates into the protein MTLKFILLLILIMLIVFVILIWKRFNGKLAISSFIMIILILFGMFLSLDENNQERFLYAIDEPLFKHYYSVIKMKDSTLIDAPLVAQLPELPRGCEVTSLAMLLQSAGVSTDKMTLASEIKRNPATYKKENGKIYFGNPANGFVGNMYTFEEPGLGVFHEPIAELAKKYLPDHKVLDLSGGDFEDIKIQLSDGRPVWVIINTAYDELPDHYFQTWHTEDGEIRITYKEHSVLITGYDEEYIYFNDPLTNTKNKKQPIQTFEKSWIQMGRQAITYLP
- the asnB gene encoding asparagine synthase (glutamine-hydrolyzing); the encoded protein is MCGFIGCVRNVSAKEIVCDQQQFKQMNDLIEHRGPDDEGFFSDEFIQFGFRRLSIIDIENGHQPLSYENERYWIIFNGEIYNHVELREGLIQSGYAFQTSSDTEVIIALYSQIGEEVVDKLRGMFAFVIWDKQEKVLFGARDAFGIKPFFYLEEEDRTFFASEKKSILLSLEKKEFDHDALQHYLTYQYVPEPYTLTANIKKLEPGHCFTKKLGEKMKIRSYWKASFRPILKSEDQYIKEIQDVLLDSVNVHMRSDVPVGSFLSGGIDSSIIASIAKNFHPNIKTFSVGFQRDGFSEIDVAKETADKLGVENISYVITPEEYMKELPKIMWHLDDPLADPACVPLYFVAREARKHVTVVLSGEGADELFGGYNIYREPQSLQVFNKIPMILKSFLRLIAKMMPEGMKGKSFIERGVTPMEERYIGNAKMFTEQEKRSLLRHYSEGLDYQKLTKPFYMETKDYDPVDRMQYIDIHTWLRGDILLKADKMTMAHSLELRVPFLDKEVFKVASNIPTQLKTAHGTTKYILRRAAKGIVPDHVLDRKKLGFPVPIRHWLKDEMYDWALDLIKNSGANEYFHQDYILNLLEDHVQGKMDNSRKIWTILVFMIWHDVYVEEKYDFGKKKPEYQVG